A single region of the Oreochromis niloticus isolate F11D_XX linkage group LG19, O_niloticus_UMD_NMBU, whole genome shotgun sequence genome encodes:
- the zbtb24 gene encoding zinc finger and BTB domain-containing protein 24 isoform X2 — protein MSQKSTSPPSSLMTHLHSESHKQSILSKFNKLRKSDLLCDITLVVEDVQFKAHKALLAASSEYFSVMFTAEDQIHRSTYRLDSMTPNMFAAVLEFIYSAQVFVEESATEQLLATAHRMEVGDLVKVLTDLTHSAAGVKGDDAKANKAEDAELVKRKRGRPRKDVGAPVTALKGKREPCESSEDRQAGDNPKTESQSRDEDPEEHQSRHSKRKINPPVKYKGYKVGTNTAGHKEPGKRGRKRKYPDTEARCEDCGKVFKSHLFLKIHQRTHTGEKPFHCTVCGKSFTQKHTLLAHQRMHTGEKPFVCTVCSKALSTKHSLQEHMNLHEGKSLPECAQCHHKFMDAAQLKKHMRTHTGEKPFTCEICGKCFTAKSTLQTHIRIHRGEKPYDCNICKKSFSDPSARRRHVASHSGKKPFTCSFCTLSFTRLDNLKTHTKSHNKERAASGEASLDTAAKDGSAAPQEEVRNILHLQQYQLPASSEQELQLVVTEDVDHINFIPGQDHEINLISTEGEMAQSAPSKLTLLARPSGHVQNVALVTQGDVVDQTSQIHTISMLQGQMIHQAEQMHVITLSKEAMEQLQAHHGPPQPFQITQRPIQQLQVMHQPIQQLPVAQEPSEGQVSREQQQGRAIHVSSQSSQPISISQTSEQISNHHIQGQTFQIQSGTVSYLYTTGLPQES, from the exons ATGTCTCAGAAATCAACAAGTCCACCTTCATCGCTTATGACTCACCTTCATTCAGAGTCACATAAACAGAGCATCCTGAGCAAATTCAACAAGCTCAGGAAAAGTGACCTGCTGTGTGACATCACGCTTGTGGTGGAGGATGTGCAGTTCAAGGCCCACAAAGCCCTGCTGGCAGCAAGCAGTGAGTACTTCTCCGTGATGTTCACAGCAGAAGATCAGATCCATCGGTCCACCTACCGGCTGGACAGTATGACACCAAACATGTTTGCTGCAGTGCTGGAGTTCATCTACAGCGCTCAGGTGTTTGTTGAGGAAAGCGCCACAGAGCAGCTCCTCGCCACGGCTCATCGAATGGAAGTCGGTGACCTTGTCAAAGTGCTCACTGACCTAACTCACTCTGCAGCAGGGGTCAAAGGCGATGAtgcaaaagcaaacaaagctGAGGATGCAGAGCTGGTGAAGCGCAAAAGAGGGCGGCCAAGGAAAGATGTAGGTGCACCTGTGACAGCGCTGAAGGGTAAGAGAGAACCATGTGAGAGCTCAGAGGACCGACAGGCAGGAGATAATCCAAAAACTGAGTCTCAATCTAGAGATGAGGACCCCGAAGAACACCAAAGCCGGCATAGCAAACGCAAAATCAACCCACCGGTAAAATATAAGGGCTACAAAGTGGGCACTAACACAGCAGGCCACAAAGAGCCCGGGAAGAGGGGCAGGAAAAGGAAATACCCTGACACTGAGGCACGATGTGAGGACTGTGGAAAAGTCTTTAAAAGCCACCTGTTTTTAAAGATTCACCAGCGCACTCATACAG GTGAGAAGCCTTTCCACTGTACGGTTTGCGGGAAGAGTTTTACCCAGAAGCACACTCTGCTGGCTCACCAGCGCATGCACACTGGAGAAAAGCCATTTGTTTGTACCGTCTGCTCCAAAGCGCTTTCCACCAAACACTCCCTGCAAGAGCACATGAACCTCCATGAAG gtaaATCATTACCAGAATGTGCTCAGTGTCATCACAAGTTTATGGATGCAGCTCAACTGAAAAAGCACATGAGAACTCATACAG gtgagaagccttTCACTTGTGAGATCTGTGGAAAATGTTTCACAGCCAAGAGCACACTGCAGACTCACATCAGAATCCACAG AGGTGAGAAGCCTTATGACTGCAACATCTGCAAGAAGTCCTTTTCAGACCCCAGTGCAAGACGACGACATGTTGCCTCCCACTCGGGGAAGAAACCCTTCACCTGCTCCTTCTGCACGCTTTCTTTTACACGCCTGGACAATCTGAAGACACACACCAAATCCCACAACAAGGAGAGAGCTGCGAGTGGAGAGGCCTCATTGGATACGGCGGCAAAAGATGGCTCGGCAGCCCCGCAGGAAGAGGTGCGAAATATCCTTCACCTGCAGCAGTACCAGCTGCCTGCCAGCTCTGAACAGGAGCTCCAGCTGGTGGTGACGGAGGATGTGGACCACATTAACTTTATTCCGGGTCAGGACCATGAGATCAACCTCATcagcacagagggagagatGGCTCAGTCAGCCCCCTCTAAACTCACCCTCCTCGCCCGGCCATCAGGGCACGTGCAGAATGTGGCGTTGGTCACTCAGGGTGATGTAGTCGATCAGACCTCTCAGATTCACACTATCAGCATGCTGCAGGGTCAGATGATCCACCAGGCTGAGCAGATGCATGTTATCACTTTGAGTAAAGAGGCTATGGAGCAGCTGCAGGCCCATCACGGTCCTCCGCAGCCCTTTCAGATAACACAGCGTCCCATCCAACAGCTGCAGGTGATGCATCAGCCGATCCAGCAGCTGCCTGTTGCTCAGGAGCCCTCGGAGGGGCAGGTGAGCAGGGAACAACAACAAGGTCGGGCTATTCACGTCAGCAGCCAGAGCAGCCAACCCATCTCCATCAGTCAGACCAGCGAGCAGATCTCCAACCATCACATCCAAGGACAAACATTTCAGATCCAATCAGGAACTGTGTCCTACCTGTACACCACCGGACTGCCACAGGAGAGCTGA
- the zbtb24 gene encoding zinc finger and BTB domain-containing protein 24 isoform X1 has product MSQKSTSPPSSLMTHLHSESHKQSILSKFNKLRKSDLLCDITLVVEDVQFKAHKALLAASSEYFSVMFTAEDQIHRSTYRLDSMTPNMFAAVLEFIYSAQVFVEESATEQLLATAHRMEVGDLVKVLTDLTHSAAGVKGDDAKANKAEDAELVKRKRGRPRKDVGAPVTALKGKREPCESSEDRQAGDNPKTESQSRDEDPEEHQSRHSKRKINPPVKYKGYKVGTNTAGHKEPGKRGRKRKYPDTEARCEDCGKVFKSHLFLKIHQRTHTGEKPFHCTVCGKSFTQKHTLLAHQRMHTGEKPFVCTVCSKALSTKHSLQEHMNLHEEEKSFDCDKCGKTFTQKRQLKSHYRVHTGKSLPECAQCHHKFMDAAQLKKHMRTHTGEKPFTCEICGKCFTAKSTLQTHIRIHRGEKPYDCNICKKSFSDPSARRRHVASHSGKKPFTCSFCTLSFTRLDNLKTHTKSHNKERAASGEASLDTAAKDGSAAPQEEVRNILHLQQYQLPASSEQELQLVVTEDVDHINFIPGQDHEINLISTEGEMAQSAPSKLTLLARPSGHVQNVALVTQGDVVDQTSQIHTISMLQGQMIHQAEQMHVITLSKEAMEQLQAHHGPPQPFQITQRPIQQLQVMHQPIQQLPVAQEPSEGQVSREQQQGRAIHVSSQSSQPISISQTSEQISNHHIQGQTFQIQSGTVSYLYTTGLPQES; this is encoded by the exons ATGTCTCAGAAATCAACAAGTCCACCTTCATCGCTTATGACTCACCTTCATTCAGAGTCACATAAACAGAGCATCCTGAGCAAATTCAACAAGCTCAGGAAAAGTGACCTGCTGTGTGACATCACGCTTGTGGTGGAGGATGTGCAGTTCAAGGCCCACAAAGCCCTGCTGGCAGCAAGCAGTGAGTACTTCTCCGTGATGTTCACAGCAGAAGATCAGATCCATCGGTCCACCTACCGGCTGGACAGTATGACACCAAACATGTTTGCTGCAGTGCTGGAGTTCATCTACAGCGCTCAGGTGTTTGTTGAGGAAAGCGCCACAGAGCAGCTCCTCGCCACGGCTCATCGAATGGAAGTCGGTGACCTTGTCAAAGTGCTCACTGACCTAACTCACTCTGCAGCAGGGGTCAAAGGCGATGAtgcaaaagcaaacaaagctGAGGATGCAGAGCTGGTGAAGCGCAAAAGAGGGCGGCCAAGGAAAGATGTAGGTGCACCTGTGACAGCGCTGAAGGGTAAGAGAGAACCATGTGAGAGCTCAGAGGACCGACAGGCAGGAGATAATCCAAAAACTGAGTCTCAATCTAGAGATGAGGACCCCGAAGAACACCAAAGCCGGCATAGCAAACGCAAAATCAACCCACCGGTAAAATATAAGGGCTACAAAGTGGGCACTAACACAGCAGGCCACAAAGAGCCCGGGAAGAGGGGCAGGAAAAGGAAATACCCTGACACTGAGGCACGATGTGAGGACTGTGGAAAAGTCTTTAAAAGCCACCTGTTTTTAAAGATTCACCAGCGCACTCATACAG GTGAGAAGCCTTTCCACTGTACGGTTTGCGGGAAGAGTTTTACCCAGAAGCACACTCTGCTGGCTCACCAGCGCATGCACACTGGAGAAAAGCCATTTGTTTGTACCGTCTGCTCCAAAGCGCTTTCCACCAAACACTCCCTGCAAGAGCACATGAACCTCCATGAAG aAGAGAAATCCTTTGACTGTGATAAATGTGGAAAGACTTTCACTCAGAAAAGGCAACTTAAAAGCCATTACAGAGTTCACACAG gtaaATCATTACCAGAATGTGCTCAGTGTCATCACAAGTTTATGGATGCAGCTCAACTGAAAAAGCACATGAGAACTCATACAG gtgagaagccttTCACTTGTGAGATCTGTGGAAAATGTTTCACAGCCAAGAGCACACTGCAGACTCACATCAGAATCCACAG AGGTGAGAAGCCTTATGACTGCAACATCTGCAAGAAGTCCTTTTCAGACCCCAGTGCAAGACGACGACATGTTGCCTCCCACTCGGGGAAGAAACCCTTCACCTGCTCCTTCTGCACGCTTTCTTTTACACGCCTGGACAATCTGAAGACACACACCAAATCCCACAACAAGGAGAGAGCTGCGAGTGGAGAGGCCTCATTGGATACGGCGGCAAAAGATGGCTCGGCAGCCCCGCAGGAAGAGGTGCGAAATATCCTTCACCTGCAGCAGTACCAGCTGCCTGCCAGCTCTGAACAGGAGCTCCAGCTGGTGGTGACGGAGGATGTGGACCACATTAACTTTATTCCGGGTCAGGACCATGAGATCAACCTCATcagcacagagggagagatGGCTCAGTCAGCCCCCTCTAAACTCACCCTCCTCGCCCGGCCATCAGGGCACGTGCAGAATGTGGCGTTGGTCACTCAGGGTGATGTAGTCGATCAGACCTCTCAGATTCACACTATCAGCATGCTGCAGGGTCAGATGATCCACCAGGCTGAGCAGATGCATGTTATCACTTTGAGTAAAGAGGCTATGGAGCAGCTGCAGGCCCATCACGGTCCTCCGCAGCCCTTTCAGATAACACAGCGTCCCATCCAACAGCTGCAGGTGATGCATCAGCCGATCCAGCAGCTGCCTGTTGCTCAGGAGCCCTCGGAGGGGCAGGTGAGCAGGGAACAACAACAAGGTCGGGCTATTCACGTCAGCAGCCAGAGCAGCCAACCCATCTCCATCAGTCAGACCAGCGAGCAGATCTCCAACCATCACATCCAAGGACAAACATTTCAGATCCAATCAGGAACTGTGTCCTACCTGTACACCACCGGACTGCCACAGGAGAGCTGA